GAGTTCTGTCTTGGTTTTCTGAGCCAACAATGCACACAGCTCCACAGTCCTGGCTTTTGCTCTGCAAAAAGTCATTCAAGAATGTTATTGAGATGCCTTACAAGGCTTCAGTTCAAGTTCAAAAGGTTTACCTTTAAAATGGCAAGTATAAGACAGAAATAGCTAAGTGCCATTTGCAGGGTACAAACACTGGGTTTGAGTTATTTAATTCTTTAGTAACGTACGGAATCCCATCTAGATCTGTTGTAACAAGGAGGAACCAAACATTAAACAAGAAAGCGGGAcagaaggcagctctgctcagggtcGCTGCACTTACACAGTGGTCCCTGGCGTGCAGGAAGTCGAAGAGCTCCTCAGTGCACTGCTCCTCCGTCTGGGAGCGGGAGGACACCCGCTCGTTACACTGCTCCAGTCGCTCCCGCGCCTTCACGCATTTCTCGATCTGCTCGCACTGCTCCCGCAGCGTGGTCAGGGGGTCCTGCGGACACGGTGCTGcggtgagc
This Camarhynchus parvulus chromosome 8, STF_HiC, whole genome shotgun sequence DNA region includes the following protein-coding sequences:
- the LOC115906167 gene encoding cytochrome b-c1 complex subunit 6, mitochondrial, which produces MGQRGDPCAEEEEEELVDPLTTLREQCEQIEKCVKARERLEQCNERVSSRSQTEEQCTEELFDFLHARDHCVAHKLFSKLK